AGGGCTGGATTAGGAATAAATATTCCAGGGAGGCTCACAAATCAGTGTtatctttataaattttcaattagtttGCTTAAAGGCTGGATTAGGAATAAATATTCCAGGGAGGCTCACAAATCAgttaaatctttataaattttcaattagtttGCTTAAAGGCTGGATTAGTAATAAATATTCCAGGGAGGCTCACAAATCAGTTGAatctttataaattttcatttagtTTGCTTAAGGGCTGGATTAGGAATAAATATTCCAGGGAGGCTCACAAATCAGTTGaatctttataaattttcaattagtttGCTTAAGGGCTGGATTAGGAATAAATATTCCAGGGAGGCTCACAAATCAgttaaatctttataaattttcaattagtttGCTTAAAGGCTGGATTTGTAATAAATATTCCGGGGAGGCTCACAAATCAATTGaatctttataaattttcaattagtttGCTTAAGGGCTGGATTAGGAATAAATATTCCAGGAAGGCTCGCATATCATTcaattctttataaatattttaaaaagtgttATAGGCTGAATTTGTATCAAATATTCCAGAGAGACTCACACATcagttaaatatttataaattttcaattagtttGCTTAAAAGCTGGATTAGTAATAAATATTCCAGGGAGGCTCACATATCCTTcaattctttataaatattttaaatagtttACTTAAAGGCTGGATTTGTATTAAATATTTTGAATAGTTTGCTTTAGAAACACATCCGCGgctgaaattttcaataaatattgcTAGGAAGCTCACATATCAGttaaatctttatattttaaatagtttgCTAAGAGTATTTGAGGAAGATGTCGCGAACAAGGATAAATGAATGGCATTAGATAATAATAGGAAAATGTTAAAAGTTACATGGCTaagataataatgatggaaaagcAAAATTTTCTTGTCTTCCCAGTACAAGGCTGATGCCACCGATACCTGAGTAGAAAAACTTGAGaaccggatagctaggttggtagcgtcgtgggcttctgtttcagaggttccGAGTTCGCGTCCCCCGCCAGGACGTGGAtatcgtgagaccttctaccggggggggggggggggtttactccttaggggtggcgcctgggggggaggttagagggggctagtgagagtccctgctggctaatggtcgcccaagcagaatgatgtagatcgtctgagtggagacctaaaacccgcaactttaactttaacttttaattAATAAAAGAGAGCATTCTTTAATTAGCATCTTCACACATTTTTCTCTCAACCCAAACTATTTTTCAACATATTAGATAAAACCTCAGACATGGAAAATTGTCCCAGTTTAAaagttgttcatgaatggcagaggaaagggacagtgatattgccctatcaagcataacaatgccctagagactgatcccatatacatacgatcagcgcccaaggcccctctccacccaagctaataccaaggagggacaggcaatggctgctgatgtctcggcagatagacctataggctccctaaaaccccccatccttagctcctaaggatggtgaggttcaagcaaccaatgaaactaacgagtttgagagtgaCTCGAACCGTACCCACCGTGAGAATAGCAGTGGCCACGCTCGAACCCCATTTAAGGTCGATATCACATGGGCCACATTTTaacatagaatatactgtagagctTCTATTGCATCTGTTATATCTAGGATAACAAACCATAGAGACATTTAACACAGCCAAGTAAATTCTGTCTACATTTTCACTACTTTTAGACAACTTGTTGACCAGATTACGATACTTAGCCCCTATGGCCCAAAACACTCCCCACTTTTTGCCTATCGCAATAACCCAGTAAACGCATTCTCATAACAAAAATCAATGAAATTGGAGTCTATCATGCATATAACACAGACTGAAATATATCAATAGACATAAGAGTAGACTTTTGACAGGACGAGTTGCgagaaaataaacttattttctattTGCTGTCCATGAAAGAGATTCTATTCTTTTCAACAAGCATCTCTTCAATATTTACTTTGACATGCCGTGAAATTTTTTCCCTTTGGATGAAGACTTccaaaaacacagagagagagagagagagagagagagagagagagagagagagagagaatcttcgaaatattgtcattattaatataatctcacaccactgtggagagagagagagagagagagagagagagagagagagagagatattgtcattaattatgaatataatctcacaccacaagagagagagagagagagagagagagagagagagagagagagagagagagatattgtcattaattatgaatataatctcacaccacaagagagagagagagagagagagagagagagagagatattgtcattaattatgaatataatctcacaccacaagagagagagagagagagagagagagagagagagagagagagagagaatcttcgaaatattgtcattattaatataatctcacaccactgtggagagagagagagagagagagagagagagagagagagagagagagagatattgtcattaattatgaatataatctcacaccacagagagagagagagagagagagagagagagagagagagatattgtcattaattatgaatataatctcacaccacaagagagagagagagagagagagagagagagagagagagagagagagagagagagagagagaatcttcgaaatattgtcattattaatataatctcacaccactgtggagagagagagagagagagagagagagagagagagagagagagagagagattgtcattaGAATATAATCTcacaccacaagagagagagagagagagagagagagagagagagagagagagagagagagagaatcttcgaaatattgtcattattaatataatctcacaccactgtggagagagagagagagagagagagagagagagagagagagagaaatatgatctTCAAAATATTGtcattaattatgaatataatctcacaccatggtggagagagagagagagagagagagagagagagagagagagagagagagagagagagagagagagagagagaatatgaaaactAAAACTTTTGTTATTATGAATAAAATCTCACACCACCTGTACAACGACCACTAAACACAAGTAAACACCAAGTCCATTTTCCCCTACAGTTTACTCACCAAGACGATGGTGCCATCAGAGCAGGCCTGACCAACTTCAGTCCAGTCTTGGTGGGCACCGTAACGGCGTCCTTGTATCCACTTTTCTTCACCAAGCCGTTCAACGGTGACATTTGGTTCTACATGATGATGACCACCGTTTTCAGGTATAATTCAGTTATGATACTCGTGagtgtctatagtccatttcttttatcgaggcagatttgcaccgactcgcagcggtgccgttttagctcggaaaagtttcctgatcgctgataggttagaattatctcgtccaaccaatcagcgatcaggaaacttttccgagctaaaagggcaccgctgcgagtcggtgcaaatctgcatcgctaaaagaaattgactatagttcaagtCATTAGGTTGAATTCAGCTTTTGTAAACAATTGCTTTAGAgaaaggtgtatgtgtgtgtgtatagcaattCTGAAAAAAAGTACGCcccacctatagtcaatttctgttagcgaggcatatttgcaccgactcgcagcggtgcccttttagctcggaaaagtttcctgatcgctgattggttagaattatctcgtccaaccaatcagcgatcaggaaacttttccgagctaaaagggcaccgctgcgagtcggtgcaaatatgcatcgctaaaagaaattgactatagttcaagtTGAATTCGGCTTTTGTAAACAATTGCTATAgagaaatatgtgtgtgtgtgtgtgtatagcaattctgaaaaaaaagtaCGCCCCAACTAcaatcaatttcttttagcgaagcatatttgcaccgactcgcagcggtgcccttctatctcggaaaagtttcctgatcgctgattggtttgacaagataattctaaccaatcagtgatcaggaaacttttccaagctaaaagggcaccgttgcgagtcagtgcaaatctgcctcgctaaaaggagTCATTTCCTTAATATAAGACATGAAATTGctcatttggaaaaataaaaaaataaaaaaattacaagcaCAGAGGAATTAACAATTATAACCTCGTACATTCATAAAATGGAGCTCCAGAATCcccgataataataatagcaggattTAAGCAGCGATGCCTCCTTTGACGAGGATGGACAGAAAAAAAGCTAGTGATATCATCCTTCTGTTTTCATTTTGAAATGATTCTAGGAACAAGAGAAGACTTTTAACCTTATCCTTAGTCTTAAGAATAAGTGATCCAAGTTTTTCGCATTATCAAATCTCTCCCTTATATTATACTTGAATAAACGATCCCATATTGTATCAAATCAATGTTTGCGTCAGAGAATGAGGTATAAATTACCATAAGGAATCACTGAATCAAAGGCTGGCATCTTTAACTTATTGgcatttctggggcggcctgtgacggccggtgaaaagggtccttctttacacttttctaatataaattatacacgacacccacaaggtgatcgcgcgagggtagtaacctctgcattccatgcttttatctttctctagtatatttggaagatttatattagaaaagtgtaaagaaggacccttttcaccgagcgtcacaggcctcttcccagaaatagatttttccttcgtcaaaatcccttaattttttAGATGATAATAACACAATTATTAACCTTGGATAAAAATAAATGTTAGTTTTTTAAACTTATGTACTGCATATACAGTAAGTGAATAGGAGGGCATGGAAATATCTTTAACCATTTAATACGCTGATGTACTGATAGTATTTTCCATTTAAATACCATTTCAGGGTCAAAAGTTTCTTTAATAATGTAAATATGCACATTAATCCATAAAGTCACATATCCTTAAACTAATTAACATTGCAAAATGATAAACCTCAAAGCTTTTAACATCACTTTACaacattcatttctttaattttaccagtgtatgtgtaagcatcgGCTTAGGGGTGCTACTGAGCAAACACAATCTTCCTGGTTATACGCTTCCATTCAACATTTCTACTTCCATCATATTCATATGCTTAAGAGCTAAAGGTTACGCAGAACCGCTCCAAGGCGCAGATACTGCTGCTAATGATGAAATCAACGTTACGCAAGGAGTAAACGTTACGTCGCTCGATGACCTTCACGTCGAATCTTCGAATATCCAGTGGGATCAGGTGAGTTATATTCTACAACTCTATTTAGTATGAATATATACCCTTTGAGTGTGTATACGGACATAAACAAATGGCATTTAAAAGTACATACTGTGTATTTTTAAGCCTTTTCCACTTGAAAAAGGAGGCTTTTCTAAATTTGCACCTTTCTTATCCCAGAAGAGGCTTGTTCTGCCCCACACTTCTCTACTTGATTAATAATTCACCGATTTATTTAACGAACAAAATGTCTGTTATAAGCCAGAGAATAAGTTCCAAGGTTTCAACTCCTATATAACCTTATATACTACATAGCCAATTTCAATCAAATCAACCATGTTTGCAAAACTCAACATAAACTTAATCATATAATGAAACTATTAAGGAAAAACGCAGGAAATCGATACTTTCCGAACTTTGGCATCCAACTAGTTCATTTCAACAAGAACTCCAATATTTTGTCAATTCGGTACATTTCTTTGTAAAGACGTTCAAATACCAAACGAAGAAGCTGGGAATGATGCCAGGGAACACATTGCTGACATACCAGAAGTGAGTTCATGTGGCAAACCAATACAGTTAGTCAATTGGAGGGATGTGAAATCCTCTTTTATGTAAATGGTCCTAATATACCCCACTAGCAGTACAGGAGATACTTCTACACCCATTAATACTGGGATGTTTACCTATAACAACATTTACTAACAACAAAGTGTACCTAATTCAGAAGAAAATTACAGATTACTGTACTACCTTCACAGGTTTGGCTTTGGAACACTTCTTACAGTGGGACAAGTCTATGCAGTTGAGAGCATTGCATGTTCCATTTTGATTCTAATCGGATTGGTGCTCTGCTCTCCAATGATTGCTGCAGCCTCATACCTAGGTGGTCTCCTTGCAACTTTTACAGGTAAGTCAATGGGTATCCCGACTGTAAGCCAGTTACTGCATGATCTCGCGTTGCCTGGCAGCATTAAGAACGAGCATATACTTTCAAGTTTCccaatttcttatttttatgttttgttacttttttttaagtaTGAAAGTATTAGCTAATTTACCTTATTTACTTaatgtttttcttcatttttatatttactttacatACGAACATTCAAATATACAGCAGTCGGCCTTGCTAAGTATATGGATCATAGCTTGATATACACAAATAATTTAACATTAATAAATCTTTTGATCTAGTGCAAATGTACTTAAATTTTTCCTATGAAAATTGAAAATTGGATTGATGTACCTCAAAAGTCAATGGATGTGGATGCAACCTAAGACCTTCGCACACGTGAAAGCAAATCTACGTCAGGACCTCAAAATTAATTCCACTTCTGTAGTTCTTACTAGGCGCATATTCtcatgacaagaaaaaaaaaatacagtatttgaaAACTGTGGGAAGAGTAACCATAAgcaaaatacatatgaaaattacaAATAGAGATTTTATATGTTCAAAAACTATTAAGGGCATGTAAAAAAAGTTGTGGTAAAGTTGAACTGCTAATAAAAACTATATGTTGACAAACTATTTTAGGAATGTCAGAAACGTTGTGGCAAAGTTGAACTGCAAATAAAGATTTGTTGACAAACAATTGAGGGCATGTCAGAAAAGTTGTGGAAAACTTTAACTGCAAATAAAGACTTTATATGTTGACAAACAACTGAGGGCATGTCAGAAATGTTGTGGCAAAGTTGAGCTGCAAATAAAGATTTTATATGTTGACAAACAATTGAGGGCATGTGAGATAAATTGTGGCAAAGTTGAACTGCAGCCTCACTAATCTTTTAACGATAAAATGATTGCCAAGAATTTCATAGTTTACGGTAAAATTGAATCAAAGCACTATGAAGTAGAGGCGTGACATTATCGTATATCACGCCACCTCAAATTTGAAGAGATACTAATACCTAAAATGAAAGGGTCAAACAGATGAATGATCCAAGGCATCCACTTAAAATGCACATCGGGCAACATGACGGCGACTAAAATCAAGGAAAAGCTTCACGGTTGTGGAGGGTCCTGAACATCCCTAAACCATGCTGCCTACAGAGTGATGAAATGGAGGGAGAGTGACTGTACAGTAATTCAGCCAATGACCCTAGTGAACCACCTTAAATAAAGCAAGATCAAAAGTCACTAATGTTGATTGCCCCTGTGGTGAATCAGCCAACACCATCGACGCACATCCTCTGCTGCCCCACTGGGTCCTGCATGTTCTGATGTAGATCTAGAGGAAGCAAATGACACAGCCATTCATTGGATACACAAGTGGTGTGATAAAATATGATTATGAGTGGAAGTTCACCAGAGAGTAAAATTAGTCATAAACTAGAGAAGCCCCCCGAGAAtacagacctccaccatggcagcttatttctcaaaaccagcgaGTTATTCCCAGAATAAATTTAGACTGTCGGCATaattgaaatctgtgtgacaaccatgtgcaaacttggggttaaggttacgaGTTAATTCGCCTgatcttttgctctaccttgacctttaacctaagactttcaaaattgaatcactatcacttctcaacaaaacaattaatccctgaaattttcaccactctgagtaaaattgtgtccaggaagatgttcacacaaaaaaaaaactgataaaccgacaaacaggggcaaaatcaTAACCTCTTCCCAACCTCGTTGGTGGAATTAATTACCTTAACTGGGTAAAAGGAAATTATCAGTTTTGTTAACTTTATCTAAAATATAAATATCCAAAGAATGTTTTAGACATTGCATCACAAAACCTTACTCTAATAATGGTACAGTAGAAGATCTAAAGTCTTCAACATGAATGCCTCTATTTAAGCATAAAAGTTTTTGTTAAATATACTTAGTACAATATTTACTTACTGGTGCCACTAGTCATTGAGAGAAGTTAAGCGGCCTTAGTTCTAGCCAGCGCTTGGAAATGCGACCACCAAAACGAAAACCAATCAGTAGATTGGCACCTTGAACATCCACGGATAAACACGGGGAGCTAGCAATCTCACCAAAAATAATACTTCTTGAAAACTTCAAGGGTAACCCCTTTGACGCCCCTCTTGAATGAGTGGAGGACGATATATAACCCatatattgatttaataatagatggaggagatttcatagtagcaaacctcactgaactttacacaaaatgcctgcaagaatgctaaatacctacagcatggaaaattcagaaaaagggagacacaaaagacctgacaaATTACTGCCCTATAAGtttctctcagtaatatataaaagatttaaaaagatCACATTagcctgaatagaaagacagctagcctTTAACCAACAtagagagtaggcaggctttaaAAGCAGGTATTAACCAGCTAATaagaaaatcaacaaagtatgacaaaccactatgtctggcatttatagactatgaaaaagcttttgattctgtcaaaacttcagcagtaatgaaagcccttcaaagacaaagaatagatgaatgaagagagagagagaggagagagagagagagagagagagagagagagagagagaggaagggagttTCTCATAGTAGATGTGTTTTATTTCCAGCTTTAGCAGTTTCATCGGCCCCTTACACGCTGGTGTATGCTGGCGTCTGGGGCTATAACGGTTTCTTATCAGCCGCCTGTATAACTTTCTTTATGGTACCACATCCAAAGATGATAGCCATGGCAGCCATCAACGCCATCTTTACATCTTGTCTTCAGGCAGCGATTGTGCCTGTATTCTCAGCGGTAGGTTGTAATCTGTAATAATTTTACTGAAACTATTGAAGCCATATACTATACAATTTTCCAATATGTTATCATCATAGTCTCCTGATATTTCATTTTCTCTCGCTTTCTCTACAAATATACAGAATAACCTGCCAGTCTTCACCTACCCTTTCTGTCTGAGTTCCCTACTGTTCCTGGCTCTGACGACAAGTGCAGGGATGGGAAGCCAAAGAGTTGCGAACCCAACATACCCAGAGCATCACCTGGCTCTCTCGCTCGAGGTAACGCTTTACCCTACTTTCCTTGTCAACCGAGTAAAACAATAAACAGTCATTATTTTCTAAATTCTTCAACACAGCCAAGATTATAACAGTATCAGCGTTGCACTGAGGTCCATTGAAGAAACTGCCCCAATTTCAAAttctaatataaatttatattgtatCTCATAAAGTGACCTGATGTAATATGGTAATTATGAACAATTAGCcacaaaataattgcaatgtttttcatttttcaagttATATACTTATTTCAATAACATGCTTTGAAGAAATAATTGGAGTTCTTTGTTTTACAGAAATCTGAGGAAGTCAATGATTAGTTCGATCCGTCATCAAAAACCATTAGTATTCCGATATGATGATAACAAATAAAACGGTAAGACATCTTGAGTGATAACTTTTGTCAAAGAAAAATAACCACAAAGCAGTTTTAAAAGTCCTCATCAAGATGTTATTTCCACTTCGTAATTTCGGCAAGAATCGTCAGTATTCTTAATTCTGACTTGCTGACTAAGAGTTAAAAATATAGTTTATCGCCAATCGTACTATTGGATTAATGCGTGAATCCTCAACTATTAGAACGCTGCAAACTTAATACGCTTTTATCTCAAGTGGCCAAACGTTATACAGGAAAGCAGAAAAAAATTAGTCTTTTTTAAAAACCTTCAAGATATTAGTAAAGAAAATTTTACTAAAAATTGTAGAAGTCAGAAATATAAACACTAAAGGTTAACCAATTATTATGGAGTTACCTTTACAACATTTAAAATCAATTATCGAGTTAACTTTACATCAGTTAaattatacatacactcacacacaatacATCCATCCATACACCAATTATTGTATGCTTAAGTTTTCAATACAACCACAGTGAACTTTTACTATTCCATAAGTTATCACACATTACTATCAatctttttaattaaaaatatcaaTTAATACCCCCCAAagccgaaaaaaaaaacaacaagagcATCAACCTCAGATAAAAATGTCAAAAATCTATATCATGAGTCCGATTTCCCAAGTAAAAAAGTTGAAGTTGCGGgtttttaggtctccacagagacgattttacatcgtcctcctcgggcgaccattagccagcagggacttaccactagtcccctctaacctcccccccaggcgccaccctgggagtaccccccggtagaaggtctcacggtattcgcgtccctggcggggaccgaactcgggacccctataatagaaatccgcgacgctaccaaccttgctatccggagaatgcaagtaaaaataaaattccgCGAGACGAGACGACATTCCGACCCAACTATTGAACACCATAAACATTTCATTGAGATAGAATATATACGGTACTCTTAAAACCAGAATATCTATAAAATTATAAGACTCATAATATAAGTCTAtatacacaaaaaattaaaataggattaaaaaaaaaaaccaaaaaatgcAAGCCATCTATGGCTAAAGTTTTTAGTCACAGACAGTCTTTAAAGACGCCTGATAATAATTTGAAGGTTATTTTAACAGTGgattcaaaataaagtattttagttGTCTCGAAATATCAACAGCAAACAATGATGAACAAACCTTAATCTCGATGTACAATAAAACCAGTAAAGATACAAAGATCTTCCACTTCTCAAGAGATGACATGGCATAGCCTAGTTAATACCAATGTAATATTGATGGTACTGTGAGCATGATGAAGACATAAAGGTTTAGAGTTGGAAAAACAGTTAAATTATCAAAGTAAGAAAGCCTAAGATCAAGCAGATATTAATAAATATGGAGAGTCCTCCTAACGTCAACTATATTCTCAAATAGTTTCAAGTTTAATCAAACTTGATGGCAAAAACATAGACTATGATGCAATAATACTGACAATATGGTTACAACCAATGAGCAATAGATCTCTTTAAAAGTTTCcaacggcccttccctttgatgaaggaattatctaaatggaagacagcctgtgaatagtggttttcacacgcccctgctgtaTACACAACACGTACAAGGTgctcgcacgagggtagtaacctctgcattccatgcttttatctttctctggtatatttggaagatttatatcagaaaagtgtaaagaaggaccttttcactgggcgtcacaggtctctccccagaaatagatttttccttcgtcaaaatcccttttttagtgcTAATGCTTCAACATTTTGATGGCAGATTGATTGTGCTACATAAGAGACAATAGACATCTGGTAACATCTGCAACTACATCTCGCCACGATCGTAAGAAAAATGCGATGGATGGAAAATTTATTCCTGGTGAAAATACTGTCCATGTGAAGAGTATAGGATAGAAGAAAGTGCAAAGAACTCATTTCCTGTTTAGCTGCTTaaggaaagaaatgaaataaaaacggtggatgatgatgatggcgatcaAGATAGAAGGAGCACCAACTTGCTTGGCAAGTTTTGGTACACTATAAGCATCAATCTCTTCAATAGCAAAGGCAACTCATTAGCTTGTATGAATTCATCGTGCCATTACCCATATTTGTAATAGATATATTTACAGTTCATAATCGGACCTATTCTTCTGTACAAAAATGTTAAAATATGGAAAACAAAATTCAAATGGCTTTAAAAATGGTTGtggtatatgttaaatatatatcacaaatcaTAAAAGCCATGTATAACTTTTTTAATAAAGCCTATTTGTATACTTTTGTAGCAAATATAATGCCTAACAGAAACAAATAACTTCCTAAAGTGCACAATTCATGATAAACTATAGTACAGTTTTGCATGGATTAGATATAAACAATT
The nucleotide sequence above comes from Palaemon carinicauda isolate YSFRI2023 chromosome 2, ASM3689809v2, whole genome shotgun sequence. Encoded proteins:
- the LOC137617311 gene encoding LOW QUALITY PROTEIN: urea transporter 1-like (The sequence of the model RefSeq protein was modified relative to this genomic sequence to represent the inferred CDS: deleted 1 base in 1 codon), which translates into the protein MANEIKIQVKTTDTKPTETSYFLDLAERMRSVCGDCTKIYDALGEHPWLSVWLPLKVTDSVLRGIAQVCFANNTISGLLILIGLFVGDVRAGGGAVLCSIIAIATAKFTHQDDGAIRAGLTNFSPVLVGTVTASLYPLFFTKPFNGDIWFYMMMTTVFSVCVSIGLGVLLSKHNLPGYTLPFNISTSIIFICLRAKGYAEPLQGADTAANDEINVTQGVNVTSLDDLHVESSNIQWDQVWLGTLLTVGQVYAVESIACSILILIGLVLCSPMIAAASYLGGLLATFTALAVSSAPYTLVYAGVWGYNGFLSAACITFFMVPHPKMIAMAAINAIFTSCLQAAIVPVFSANNLPVFTYPFCLSSLLFLALTTSAGMGSQRVANPTYPEHHLALSLEKSEEVND